TAACACTGGCATTTTTCTTGAGGTTTTCGCCTCTTCTTCTGGGGGTTGCAGGTTCTCTTGTGAATCACCTTCACCCCGTCCCAGCCTTCCTGCAGATCGATCTCCTTGTTCTTCAGAGCCTCATAGATGGTGTTGGTCAAGGTCTCAAAGGCCAAGTCTACATTGGTGTTGCTTTTGGCAGATGTTTCAATGAAACCGATGCCCAGGGAGGCTGCCAGCCCCTCTGCCTCTTCGGTGGAGATTTTGCAGTCTGATTTCAAGTCACTTTTGTGGCCAATCAGGAGGAAGATGACCTTCTCCATAATCTGGATGCTGGCCACTTCATGGTACCACTCAATGATGTGCTCGAAGGACTTACGGTTGGTCATGTCGAACACCAGCAGCACTCCCACGGCGTTCCGATAGAAAGATCTGGTGATGCATCTGGGAACACAAATGTAACAACTCAGTGAGCCCTTAACTTTGCTTCTCACCTGCAAATTCCATCCAGGAACCAGGGCTGGGCTTCTAAGGCCCCGCTGGCTTTTACTCACTTTGGGTCACGTGTCACCTTGAACCCCGCACACAGCTGGTGCCCTGTCCTTCTTTGCTGATTGATGACATAAGCTTTGGGTTTGGGAGaggttccccacccccaccccatttacCTTTTACATTAGAAAGTCAGGTCttgcctctttttttattttcctggaaGACTCTATGGACAACTAGAGACCAAACTGTGGCCCCAGGCCTGCACCTCTGAGGTATTTGGGTACCTAATTCCCATTTagttcaataggagttaggcacctaaatacctttaaggatctgggccccaGAGATGGCAAAGAAATAAAACCTGATGAATTAATCAGGGAAGTGATTTTTAGTCAAACGTCTTGAAACTCTTTTTATTGTTAACATCTATTTGACTCAAATGTATTGCACACACTAAAGAGTAAAACACTTTTTGTTAAAGATTAAATGCCCTTGTCCCTTGAGTAAGGGCTGAGAAACCTCCCAATCCACCTTTCTGGTGCTCCACAGAGCCCTTCAGTAGAACCAGGGAAGACAAGACATGAGGGTCCTGACACTTCTAATGTAAAACACAAGCAGGAAAGAAATGTTTCAGGCTTTCTTCAGACATCATACAAAGACAAataaggccagatcctcactaTTTCATCCATCTTTAAGGACCTATGTTAAGAGTTTTTCTTCTGGGAGCAGGGCTATCAAAGACTGGCCTTATGGCTTGGCTTCTCTCCTATGATACAGCAAAGCGGCCAAGAAGCCAACATCACTGGCTATGTGGGTGAGGAGTCTCCTTGCACAAGAGGAATCCCTGGGTTATGCAAGACTGATGTAGTAGCTCTGTATCGCTGCCCTGCCCAGTCCTCAGCGTGGCCAGGAAAATAAGCCATGGTTGCAGTGACTGTGGACCCTGgctggtgtaatttagagcagccctgaaaCATCTCTAAATTGTGCCAAGAGCCGAATAACCCCCTGACTGGCTCCTGGATCAGGGAACTGCAGAGCTGGCATAAAACCACCTTTGCACCCCACACTTGGACCCAAGTCACGCGCAGCTCATGTAGACCTTAGAGGCTGGGCTAGGGAGGCATGCTCTAGATTTTAAAACCACACCCCTCACTGTGTTATGGGAGCGCTTGAATAGTGAGGGTTTTCAAGGCCTCTGGCCCAgggaagttaggtacctaaacagGCCCCTATCCCAGGCCCTCCGCTAGTTGTTTTGTGCTGCATTGGTGTGCTCCATGGAGCGTGTGTGCCATGGGGTGGCTGTGCCTGGAGTTCAGTGCTAGTTGCTCATTCACTCCTTAGAGCCAATGTCCCCCCATGACCAGAAACCGCAGCACGTAATGGCGTCATAACTGATATACACTGCAGCTGTAGCTCCCCAAAggagagctgatttca
Above is a genomic segment from Chelonoidis abingdonii isolate Lonesome George chromosome 25, CheloAbing_2.0, whole genome shotgun sequence containing:
- the RAB42 gene encoding ras-related protein Rab-42, which encodes MEPVPPPLVSHLNGNWHYQFRIILLGDSTVGKSSLLRRYTEGSFIPAPCPTVGVEFYSKMMELPPGIKVKLQLWDTAGQERFRCITRSFYRNAVGVLLVFDMTNRKSFEHIIEWYHEVASIQIMEKVIFLLIGHKSDLKSDCKISTEEAEGLAASLGIGFIETSAKSNTNVDLAFETLTNTIYEALKNKEIDLQEGWDGVKVIHKRTCNPQKKRRKPQEKCQC